The genomic interval taataaaaaatcaattttaaaagctAGCATGGTGCAGAGCAAGTGGACCAAAGGAGGaatgtctccttttcttttcttctaaaaCAAGAACCAGGGTAGGATTGATTGGTGGTAGAAATAAGAGAGAGGAAAGCAGGCACTTTTTGTGACACATGATTAACTTTTGAGAAACCATTTTCCATCCGGTGATGATCCTGGCTAGCTCTGAAAGGGCTTGAAAGGGCAGCTTATTCGATCAATTCATGTTAGATAGTATTCAAGGAAGTGGAGGCTGGTGGTCCCCAAGTCACTAGGATGGTGAATTGGCTCCATAtttcccaaataggttcagccccttggatagctcctctGGATTAAAGTTCAGACATGGGGACTTCCAGACACTATAGGTGTTTGTCCATGGAGTGGCTAGGATGAGTAGCACCATTATAACATATTAATCCATATTAAGAAAGGGAAGCCTCCATTTGGCTCTAGCTGCTGGTAATGGCAGTCAGAGGGGATAAGGAGGATAGTGCCATTGAATTCAAGTTGGGAATAGAGCTGCCTGACTGCTAACCCAGAGATCCTATATGTATCTTTAACATCTCCATGGCATGACTTTATTTTATATTCACATCAGTGACATATCCAGAAAAGGTTATCAAAGACTTCTCTTGGAGTACAGAAAAAGTATTaaacatttttgttaaaaaaaaaaataaaccctgtTAATATAAAGGTCTAAGCAGACAAATCTCTAAACTGCCAGATTTGACTGTTAATGTTATTTGTAGAACAAGGGTGGGATACATCAAGAGCCTTCCCCCTGGTCATAGTTTTAGCTGTGAAGAAACTCTCTTCCTTCTTAATGTCaatataatttcttttctttattgggtgttactttttatttctgcaatatttaTAAGACCAATACTTAAGATGGTGGGGTGACTTCCATCCTTGAAGAGTGATGCAGCTGGCAGATCTTCTCTGTGACTCTCTTATTGACTTTACTGGATTGTTTTGGGTTCATTTGGGGTGAAGTTATAGGAGGGGATAAAATAAGAACATTGCTCccccaataaaaattctgcccccccccgcACCTagtgatttttttctgcagtccacacatttctagcactgaataaaatgagacactgaaaatcattcaaatAAAGAACTCTTTCATTTGCAGACTTTGCCCAACCTCTTTTTTCAAATGCCTAAACTGTATATCTTAATTCCCAACtgaggttttaagttactgcaatgctagaaatttcagggatggaaaaaaaattcatttggggaggggaagaattcttattggaGAGGCACTCCCTTCATTTTGGACTCTGCCCTGTAGCTACACTTGTGGAAGAACTAGCAGAAAGAGTTGCAACATCCATTCTGCCCATCTACAAGCTTCTTGGCATGATCTCCTGTCCTGGCTGGCTGCTGTTGGAGAAAGAGAGCTGGACTAAATAGATTTCCATGGGAGAGAAGGGCGAACAATGGGACCAGAGGAATAAAAGGGGAGAATGGCTAGAAAAATAATGCTTAGGATTTATCCTAGAGAGAGTGGGGAGGGCGTACAGCCAACtatagtccaaaatacactgcggaaataatccagtttgtgaccactctaactgctctggctcaatgctagggaattctgggaactgtggttttgtgagacatttagagtcagagagctctggtgccccaataaactacagttcccaagactCCCTGTCACTTAGCCAGGGAGgctaaagtggcctcaaactggattatttctgcattgtgttttggacctatgtgagGCTGCCTGTGGTGTCTGATAGTGAATCCACTATAAGTTTTAATTTGAACTCTAAAGGAGCTGCCCAAGGTACTGAACCTAGTTGGTGATAGGGAAATATTTGGAATAAATCTGAAGgcgattcaccactccactgacacaggagccaccagctgccactgctggtaACATTCTTTCATTCTTAGAGAACTGCTGAAAGAGCAtgttagagtggtgggggatctctggtccttccagatgttgttggactacaaatccctttAGTTCCAACCAGCATGTCTAATGATCGGCGATGCTGATGATAGAGTCCAAGCTTGAACTCCTCTGGATCATGTGTGGtgggatcacattctatttgaataGAATGAAGAGTATTTTTGAGGCTTAACCTACTGTGCGGATAGGGCCCAACTCCTTGGATAATTCTTTTTAAGGTCATactaaaactcagagtggattcacctcTCAGTTGACATGGAAGTGACTAATTGCAATTATtcacagaaataaaaaataagaaataaataaaccagtcAACCAGGTTTTCACATCCTAGCTGGAAAATCCAGTGGGGCTCCCAGTTATGCTTTCTTTGCCCACTTGACTCATCTAATTCACATATGTTTGGAGACTTTCAGCCCAGCAGAAAGGTAGGGTataagccaataaataaataatcaagagATCTATAAAATGAAGAGTGGGGGGAATATACTATAGTCATTTCCCATTTAACTGTTTTTCCACTGCAGGGCTAAGGATGGGAAATATGACTCACACTTTTGTAACTGAGTTCATTATCCAAGGATTATCATCATTCTGGGAGATACAGCTGTTTCTCTGtgccctcctcctgctcttctatGTCATCATCCTCCCCGGGAACGTTCTGATCATCATGACAATATGGAATGATCCCCATCTAGGAGCCCCTATGTTTTTCTTCTTGGGCAACCTGGCCTTGCTGGACATCTGCTACAGCTGTGTCACTCCTCCAAAGATCATGCTCAATGCCTTCTCTGGCTGTAGGACCATCAGCTACATGAGCTGCATCACCCAACTTTTTTTTATCCATTTCCTGGGTGGTGCAGAGATGTTCCTTCTCATTGCCATGGCTATTGACCGTTATGTAGCCATCTGCCACCCATTGCATTATGCCACGGTAGTGACCAGGGCAGTGTGCTGGGCTATGGTGATAGCTTCATGGACTGGAGGTTTCATACACTCCATAATCCAGGTCATTCTCATCATTGCCCTCCCTTTCTGTGGGCCAAATGAGCTGGACAATTTCTTCTGTGATATCAATCAGATCATTAGGTTGGCTTGCACCAATACTGATGCTCTAGAGTACATCATGTTTGTTAGCAGTGGCCTGGTCAGTGCTGCGTGCTTCATCCTTCTCCTCGTGTCCTATGGGGCACTGCTGGTGAAGGTGAGGACATGCTCCAGTCAAAGCAAGAGCAAAGCCTCTTCCACTTGTATCACTCACATCATTATTACCTTCATCATGTTTGGTCCAGCCATTTACATCTATTGCCGTCCATTCCTGGATTATCCTTTTGATAAGACGGTGGCCTTTTTCCATACAGTGGTCTTCCCTTTGATGAACCCCATGATCTACACACTGAGGAACAAGGAGATCAAAGTTGCCATGTGGAAAATCCTGAAGAAATATGCAATCTAGACAAATGAGTGATCAGGATATATTGGCAAAGGGTTTAATTTAGCCTGCTGTTTGGTTTGTCTATTGCCATTACTTAGACTCTGTATTGACACAGCTGAATTTAACTAACTGTTTAGTAGCCATGTCAGATCAGTGGCATATTGTGGACAGTTCACCTGAATATCCCATCCCTTGTTAGAAGAAAATAGTTTTACTGAGATTTGCTGGGCTAAACTTTCAGCAGTTCTTTGGCCTAAATCTTTTTGTTACTCCTGACTAGAATAACCCCATTCCATTAATGACATTTACCTATGTTGACTAATCAACAACTGACTGaataggtttactctagttggaacaaACCAATAGGATACTAGCCATTATCAGCAACTGTGGAGTCTTTATAAAATCATTAAATCTTAGTCACTTTTGTCAGAGTTGCTGCATGGAGTGTTGAGTGTTTGGAAATCCAAAAtcggaaatactccaaaatcaaaaattgtcaacatgggtggctgaaacagtgaaacttttcctttctgatggttcaaattgttccatgcacaaaattattgcaaatattgtatataaaattaccttcaggctaggtATGCAAGGTGTacagaaaacataaatgaatttcgtgttcagacttgggtcctatctctaAGATATTTCATTGATACAAAACCAAAaatatctaaaatccaaaatatttctggccCCAAAATTTCAGATAAccgagactcaacctgtatatcatgagaaaagtgaagaaaaattttaaaaatattattgttgaattgtgtttttaaattttgtttcttgGACTGTGCAGCAACCCCACAGAATGTATCCAGTAACTATTTTATACACTGCTGGCTTGATAGAATAATTGAGATAGATAGAAACATAACATCTTTGCTGCATCTGAATGCTGGACAGCAATGAATTCTCATAAGAGAGCGAAACAATGGCTATCCATGTTGTGGTGCCTTATGTCTGCGTAGTAACAGCATTGTAAATTGCCAAAAATAACCAGATGTTAAAGCTGAAAAAGACTTCTACTTCATTCTTCAGTATTAACACATTTCTCTCTGTCTTGCTGAGCTTTCCATAATCCATTTGCCTATACTTTCTCCTTCTTGCTAGTTGCAATCAGGAAGCAGAGAAAGTACATCTTCAAAGAATAAAGCCATTACTGAGTAAGAGCCACACACAGAGTCAATGATAGAAATTCAAGGAATTTCTGGTGAAGTTCATAGGTGGGTAAGCAGCACTCTGTTCTTTGGCCGAATGATTCAATTACCAATAGTCATTCTTAATAGTTTCCATTTAATCTAACCCAGGAGTTCCCAATCTTTTTGACTAGCGGAGCcttttttagaatcagtttctatggtggagcccctaagacgCCTATAGTATGTCATACACATTTctagttttcttattttgattctactttttgtttcttattctttaatttcattcaatttttatttctttcattttcctgga from Sceloporus undulatus isolate JIND9_A2432 ecotype Alabama chromosome 6, SceUnd_v1.1, whole genome shotgun sequence carries:
- the LOC121933838 gene encoding olfactory receptor 4N5-like, which translates into the protein MTHTFVTEFIIQGLSSFWEIQLFLCALLLLFYVIILPGNVLIIMTIWNDPHLGAPMFFFLGNLALLDICYSCVTPPKIMLNAFSGCRTISYMSCITQLFFIHFLGGAEMFLLIAMAIDRYVAICHPLHYATVVTRAVCWAMVIASWTGGFIHSIIQVILIIALPFCGPNELDNFFCDINQIIRLACTNTDALEYIMFVSSGLVSAACFILLLVSYGALLVKVRTCSSQSKSKASSTCITHIIITFIMFGPAIYIYCRPFLDYPFDKTVAFFHTVVFPLMNPMIYTLRNKEIKVAMWKILKKYAI